From Corvus hawaiiensis isolate bCorHaw1 chromosome 11, bCorHaw1.pri.cur, whole genome shotgun sequence:
GATCCTCGGCGTGGATCCACCCACTCCCAAGACAGGGCAAAGGGACACAGCTTTCACAAAACGGAGGCATCCCTTACATTGCAAAGTAGGCATGTTTACTATTGGCTTGGCAGTGAACCACTTCAAATTATAAAAaggtatttgcttttttttttttaattaattaataaataaatactagATGATCTCAATTGTACCAAAACTggatataagaaaaaaagacctgtgcaaaaatacatatttaaatatgtaCAATCAATTAACAAAATATGTCTTCTGAAATAGGGATACTTCAATATTTATAATAGAACAAGAAATTCCAAAATAAAGATACAAAagtatgtttttttttcttgtataatTCTTTGTTCATCATTGCAGCAATTTTTTAGGTTAAGAAAACTGCAGGAGTCATAATGAGAAGTTGGAAAGACTATAAAAACTGTATCTCTTAAATTAATACCAAAATCTGTCTAGAAACAACCCAGCCACTGCAAATTCAATTTtgcaaggaaaattaattttaagcttCCTTAATTATTTACAGTAAGAACTATGTAACAATAAAAGCTTCAGGAACAATGTTCTGCTTATAACCAAATCTAAAACATAATTATTTAGAGCAGGTCTATAAGAGCAGACAGAATTTATGCTCGGACTCTTTGCACCCAGTGGCTCAAGCCCACACGGTGCAGGTGGCTGTACACactggctctgcaggagcagccatCAGGAATTCACTTTGTACACATCTGCATGCTACTGAAGGAGCGCAAATTTGCCATTTTGCTTTCAGATCAACAGAACCTTAAAAACCAGAGGAGAGTTCGATCACAAACTCGCCAGTGTCCAATCTTGctgaatttttgtttcctttaccTTTGTTTCTACCAAGAGTCAAATTGCACTTGTGACTGATGCTATCCTGAAGTGGAAGCTCTGCGCCTGGGACTTCATCAGAGCATGGATTTCTCTCCAAATGTGCAGGATTTAATACACTTGGATTTATCTTTGTGGCGTTTCACTTTGGTTCCTTTTACGTTAAACCAATGCACAGTTCTAACAATCCTTTCAACAGGGCACCCTATTAAATATGAATCCTTTTGTTCCTGAAAAgttgtctattttttttttttaaagtttgcatAATAAGAGTCTCTAGTACATTGCTTTCTCAGTGTGATCTTTTGTATCAATTCAAAGCTAAAGTGTCTGCATAGAGGCTTCTTGTTTTGCTGTATAACAATGATTTCATAGGAAGTTCAGGAGAAACTGAAAGCGTCGTTAGGTAAACAACTAAGCAACTGCTACTCAGAGTGGCTTTGGATTCCCTGATGTACTTACTACTTGCCACCAGAATGGGGAGAAGGCTGGGCTACATGAACAGCTGGACAGGCTCAGATTGTCTCTTCTCAGCAATAGCTGGTGCCCCtttaaggcagaaaaaaaaaatcttcttgaTTAGGATTTCATCTTCCTTTGCTTTGCCCCCTTAATAAAAGTTTAGTCAGTTTTGAGCCTTTACCTGATGTTTAAAAACTTAACAAAAACATCCAGATGAGTCAAACCATAATACAATGAGCCCTTTAGTGGAATTCATTTTTAAGGTGTTTGGAAGCAAGACAAAATGCCTCATAAAAATTGGCTGGATTATACAAAACTGTAAAACCCTCCATGCTCATAAGGCCTGGGTGGGCCTGGGATGACTGTGATGCACAAACCAGTGCTTCACAGTGAACTCTGCCATCAAATTGGCATTTATTCCAGAATTTGACTAAAAAAATGGTCTTACTGAGTGGTAGAAGGCGTCACACATCAACAATTTCATTACACAAACAAGGCAGAAAGAAACTGACTTTTATGGTTGTtagaaaatacttaaatattttaaaaacttagtTTTAAAAGGGCTAATTTTATCAGCTGGAAGAGGAAGACAAATCCAGCCTAATTTCACCaatacagttatttttttaaaaaaaaccaaaggccTGTGGTATACAGTAGAGGTCAATAAATATGTTCTTTGGGCATAGAGTGTTAGAGGTTATTTGCCTTTGTCTGCTTGATatttttggaatttttaaagaacaaaattagCTTTTCTTCCACAATCAAATCTCATTTGTAAGAGTAGAAAATAGGTTTTGTATCACACAAATATGACATTTTTATGCTTATTTCTGAGCAATGGCCTCAAAcaagtttttctggttttgttgggtttgttttgttttaaaactccTGATAGCTTCTTATCCCAAATTACCTGCAAAAGGCTGGGCAAAACAGACTATTTTTTGAATTGTGCTGTACTTTATATTCCATTAAAGGAACATTGCTATAAAAACACTAAAGCCATTCCCTTCTTGAGGGCTTCTTTCCATTGTGCCTCACACATTTTTCCCCTTGTCACAGGGTCCTCTCCATTGAGGGTGTCTGTCTGGTTAGCTATCACCTACAAAAAGACACCATCAGTATAAAAATAAGTCCACAGTAATGTTTATTTCCCCCCAGAAAACATTCGTTTGCCCAGCCAAACTATGTCGAATAGTGGCAAGATGATGTAGTCCTGTAAGGAAAATCTCACAGATTTGTAGCAAACAGTCCAGACCACTGTTAACACTGATAAGAGCAATTATGTGGCTGAACTTCATCCAGTGTCCATTTCTAGTATATTCGCTGCTACAGACATGGCTTCAGGGAAATTCCTTGTTTAAGTGACAGTCCAGTAGATTTCCACACCTGAGGACCATGGGAAGTTGGGAAAACTCAAGGCATCTTGGAGTCCAGAAATCCAGATGGAGGTTTTGCTTGTAGTGAAAACTGTCCAGTTTGTTTCTCACCATGGTGCCTTCAGCTATCAGGGACGGGCCTTCGGCTTGGGGgcaagaaaagagagaaggatCAGGGAGGCAGGCTGCCAGAGGCACTGAAATCAAACACATTTTGTGGCTAACAAGGGCATATTTGGGGGAAAATCTCAGGCACAAAGCAACCTTGACAACATGAGGTTGGCCTCTCTGAGGCTTGACAATCCTCAACTAAACCTCTTCAAAGTTATAATGGTTTCAGGCATGATTTCCTTCTTAATTCACTCAAATTATATTTCTCCTTTACTTATATTGCATAGTTGAAATAGTAATTATTAGGTAAGTCCAAAAATAAATTCAGCCATCTGAAGGCTTTTCTTGGTTAAGTAAACACACATAAAGGTAAAAATCTTCCTCTGCGGttgaaactgaaaattaagaaaCCATTCTGAAAAAGCTCTTACTGACCTCCTGGCTCTCCAGCTACAGAAATTTCAGGTTTttagcagcagagaaaaaaaggtttcttGGATTTTTAATTCTGAACATACTACTTTTCCAGTGAGATTTgttcaaaaaaaatcaaaactccaaactaatttttaaaattggatCTTACATATTTATGAGATCTGCTTCCTTTATAGCATAACTGTTTGCCTTACCAACTAAAAAGGTTTATTATCTGATTTATTATATTTAATCTTATTATTACTAAGAAGTTAGTCAATGACATCTTGGGATAAGAAGCTTATTTTATCACAGTTCTGTTATCAGCATCATTATGTTCCATTTTGTAGAATGTTTATTCCTGACACAAACAAGGAGTCAGGCTGAGGcacccagctcagctccacGGCAGGCTGgaaatttcacttttaaaattaaggtttaaaaatacaaggaaTGAATTTTATCTGAAAGCAATTCACAGGCAACAGCATCTAAGGAACTTGAAACATCCCATTTAAGGTTTCTTTCATAAAGTGTAGCTTTTTTATTTAGAACGTTTATAAAAGTCTTGCGTAAATGCACTCTAAGAACACTCAAAATGAGTAGTGGACAAAGAGAAGAGCTACCTTTTACTTGAGCAGGATCTGGAACTGACTACCTATTTAATACTTAAGAGAACACATGTACAAGCATGTGAGGAGGCATTTCATGCTGGTTTAGTTTGAGACAAGATTTCCTACCTGATGAAACAGAGAACTGTTCATCAGTCCTTGCGTCCCTGGGATTGCACCAGTATGTTTTGCATGAACATTGTTCACCGATGTCAATTTGGCAACTTTGTttgatttgctgctgctgctgttgatgCTGCTTGAACCAGGTGagcactttcttttctttcctattaATTTGTCAAGGGAAGTATGTGAATGTGAAAAACTACTGTGTGAATTTACAGTCAGCTCACTAGACTGATGAACAAATGGCCCTAAGGAGAGTGTGGAGTCGCTGCTGTTCATCATCACACTCATTCTCTTTATGGATTCTGCAGGGCTCCCGGTTGGAGGACCCCTCCCTGATTGGTCATGTTTGAGGCTAACAGAGTTAGCTTTGCTAGTCATACAGTTGAGGCCAACACTGTGGGACGAAGCTGTCACTGATGGATGATAGGAGGTCCCAGAGTTAACCACACAGTTTTTTCTAAAGGACTCTGTGGAATGAGAAGGTGCGAGCAGTGCGGAACTGTTTTTACGCTTCTTTCCTGAGCCGCTGCTGCTACTGACGCTGCCGGTGCTGTTACAggtgccactgccagcaggagatTCCTTAGGTTTAAAAGATTTGCTGGATTTCATTTTCTGAGGTTTGCTGGGCATAGGTGAAGGTACAGAGGAAAGCACTGTAGGCATTGAAGGGGATGAAGACACTTGTCTTGATTGCATACTGCAGACAGGATCCACTGCACCCAAAGCAGCGGGACTGGCATTTAGTGTCGTCCCATGGGATGGTACCGATTTGTTGTTCAGAGACACACAGGAAGGAGAGACCAACGCTGGCGATGACATAACTGTGGTGGGTAAGAGGAACCCTGCTGCATTGACACCATGCTGAGAAGCAGGCATCGAGTTTGTCCGATGCGGGGCACGGATTGATGCTGTGTTACTAGCCGCTGGAGGAATTTTCCTGCAGGtgaacagaaaaacacagataaaagcCCACATACCCACCATTCTTCAggctaatatccagtctaacaATGCTACCTTAAAATGATTGTATCTTGGGGTTAATTAATGCCTTTGCAAGATTTTATTAAACTGATAGTTAATTGTTGCAAAAAACGTAAAGAACAGACCATCAACCTTCAGTCTGAACACAAGATTATTGTTATTTAACTAGAATCACAGGTTCCATGTACTTCTACAAACACCAAGAAGAATAAGAACTCTTTCATTTCTACTCACTTCCACATCTGTGAATTAAGATGCTTCTCCAGCATGAAGTCAAGTGCACATCGAATATGGTTCCACCGCTTGTCAAACACGTAATAACCTCTTCCAATTTGCTGACTACCAAATGTGCAAAACTGAAAAGACATGATTTTTATTGGTGTTTTCTACTTTCAATGACAACTCTCTGAATAACAATTCGTTTATAATAAATATGATTTTAGATGTTTAAGTagaggataaaaaaaatacaaattagaGTTTTTATGTCTATGGCCTAACAACTATTTTGAATTTTTCGCCTTGATATATtgagataattttcttctcttctgatATTTCCATATTTAATAGAAGAAGCCAAATTTGAATTCCTCTGATTGAACAGAGGAGGTTAGCGGTACGTCTTTTTATGTATAAACgttacacagacacacacatatttaTGTAACATCTATTTCTGAGGACCTACCAGCTATCTGCTAGaagtctgtttaaaaaaaaaagggtataaTTTGACATCCAGGCTAGGCAATAAATTTGCCTTTAGTTAGACTAACTAACTTTTGTCaagatttaaatattaaaatacctTACTGCTACCTTTAATGTGACATTGGTAACTTGAGTAAAAAAATGTGTGCGGGTGTGGAGGGGGGAGTCCAATAAGAAAATCGCACCAAAAAGACACTGTTTACATGTCCTTATTCCAAAACCATAGCCCTTTAGAGCAGTTACCAATTTCATCTTTAGTATTCTGGCATTTTAGTTTCTTTTGGATTGGGGAAGTGAGCTatgaacacattttttaaacatgtttatTTTGCCACTAGTTAAACCTTCACTGCCTACTAGgccacaaaataattttctcaaaaTATAGCAAAAAAACCCGAAAGTCACATATTCCACAGAAAACCACCTGTAAAACCCCAAAGTAACTTGTTTACAATTAGAGCCAGGGAGAGACTGAGGTTAACTTTGAAAACATACAGCGGCTGGTTGAGGATGATGACCTGAATAATGACAATCCAGTTTTTCAACAGGCTCTTCTTTTTCATCACATTCTCCCTCATCACTGGATAACCGAGATGCTGGCTCAGCTGCAGGCAAGGGAGGGTGTGGGGACTCGTGGACAGAAGGAGACTCGCTGGGGGCATTTCCACTGTGCTGGGCTGGACAGCCTGGAGGCCTGGGCAAGGCAAGCAGTAACCAGGTGTTATTGAACCAAGTCCAGCTAAAAATTCCACCCTTTAAGTGCTTACTAGTactgagagaaagaaatctaCATTAACAGATTCCTGGTGTGGTCCGTAGTCTTGTAACCTGCCAAGGGAAAGCACAGGGTATGGTGGTACCCCTGGAAAAGCAGTATTGCCCAACTGTTGCTGAACTGCTTCCATTGATGCAAGTCATCTTTTACTACTTCAACCACCAACCCCTCCTCGCCAGGAGTAACCCTCAGCAGGTAATTGCTAACTGCAGACAGGCAACAGGCCTGGGGCAAACACACTGCCCCATCCAACAGATCCGTATTGCTCCCTCAAAATCCACCTCATCAAGCTCCCAGTATTCATTTCATACCACTGCATCTGCAGATTTTCCTTACCTTGGAAGACTGGGGGGGTGAGGTTTGGGTTTATTAGGTAATAAAGGCTTTGATTCTGTAAGAGTAACTCCATGAGAATtttggtgcagctcctgggaaatTTTAGTAGGTGAGGGATGTGGTTCCCTGAGAGGGGGCATCTGCTGATGATGATCCGAATGTCGAAGAAGTtccttttccctggttttgctCTTGTGCTCAGCTAATAACACATCAAATCGTTTTCTTCGACCCTGTACAGCCCTCCGCTGGGTTAAGGAATGTGTCTGCAGAACCAGGAATAAATCATTAATCCCGGGCTATGACATTTGTGGAAGTCAAACACTCAAAACGCATGTCTAGAGctccaaaacagagaaaatcatCACAGTCCTGTTTTAGTAAACAAATGGAAATATGACTtagaaaacaaactttaaaattgCTTGGTGGATGATTATATCCTTGTCTGATACAGTGTAACAAAACCAGCAATTCGGTAAAAGGCTTCTTTCAAACTTCCTTTTAGAAACCAAACTGCCAAATTTTTAATATGGTTAAGACTAGAACCAAAAACCTTTTTTTACATTGATACTTCAATTGCCAACTcctgcaaaaccaaaaagagaaaatatttactttcacttacaaaaatattcaacaaaataatgttaaaatCAGACTTCTACTGGGAgacctgaaaaatatttataaaagtaCTGTGCTGCCTTCTATATACTAATATATTCCTTGAAAACTAATGTAATCAAATAGATATTAAGGAATTCAAAACATCCAGCAGAACCCAGAGTCAGTCAGGACTCAAAATTCTTTAAGTGTCCTGAACACTACAGATAGTAAGACATGTATGTGTAAAAATGGCACCAATTCTAAGTAAGGTGAAGTAAATGGAAGCTGTTTTTCTGACTTGTTAAAGTCACACACAATACCTTTTTAATATCGCATAAAGGGCTTGATTTGGTTCCTTTTAGTAGGTAAAAATTTTTATCACATAATTCAGACACAAATAGCaattcaaaaaaatattttatgagtgGCATATTCTAAAGAATTGCTGAgaaatgttcttatttttttcttttccacttttgGTTTGCTATTTCTCTTGTAAaatcttgcagcttttccctcctctATTAGCAAAACAACTTCCTCCCCTCTGTAATTCCAAAAGGGCAATGTGTTCAAGTTCAATTCCTCTGGGTCATTAGAGCCAGCTTCATTTACCTTTGTTCTGTAGGTGGTTTATTTACCAGACGTTTCCCAAACGGAGGgtaaagctgctctgcaggaaagcagcaaaatattACACAAGTACAGGGGATCTGGATTCTTGGTTCCTTGTGACCAAGTGGCAGTCCTCTGTCCCCCAGGATTTTGGAGCCAGAGGATACATTTTGTCTGACTGAAAGTTTTTATGGATTGTTTAATTTAGAGTTTGACCTCTAGGCATGCTCCATGGCTCTTTCAGGAGCTGGCTGTAGCAGTACATCCAGCAGCATTAGCATTTACACAAATTCCTACCAAGCACCTGCTGCAGACTCTgctggggggagaggggagggtgTGAGAGAGGAAGAGCTTGAATTATTTAAATCCTGCATAAGCAATATTTTCAATGCTTATgaggaattttaaaattcataattTACAACCTGAAGGTTACCCCCCAAAGAGAGGAACACACTGGTCCCCTGCTACCTACATGTGGAGTAACACAGTTGGTCACATGTAAACATCCATGTTTAAAGGGTTTATACAAAAATACAATTCTCCAGGTTACTTTAAGGAATACTTTTTGAATAAATAATTAACCAAACTTCAAAAACAATTTCTTCTTGGTTCTGAGCAACATGTTTTGAGAAGTACCATTTACAGTGGTAAttaacaacagcaaaaatttGCAGTTCTCCATTTTCTATCATATTCCTCAGGAATTTGAataaaaacttcacaaaatctTATCCTGATTCAGATATCCTACCTTGCATGTTAAAGACCTAGTACAAGGTTTTCTGGTTTCCACATCAATGACACCACAGTATATATCAGGATCAAATTCTCTCTCTGTCAAAGACACACAGTATTGAAAAGTTATcaaaagatattttgaaatactAACATTTAGTTTCATTATAAAAATTAACCATATTGGAAACTTTTCAAATATGACGCAGGCAAAtgtacaaataaaaatgcacaatTCAATTgtacaaataaatttttctaCACTCTCAGCGAGCTTATGGTTTGCTGAGAGAGAGATCTCAAGTCT
This genomic window contains:
- the ATXN7 gene encoding ataxin-7 isoform X2 gives rise to the protein MSARAAGDVRREQRGAAARQRQRRPRHGEGGGGGGGSGAGPAATAAAMAAVGERRSLPSPEAMLGQPWSHWVDAAKLHGNDGTALEESFKEYGRNREAMRLCREERRHSSSSKPPLTPPASSVFPLISSFPSKNKGSSGSGSNRSSSGGTSASSSNSKLLKSPKDKLQISGNNRLMHSVQHSKVPHDKIMTPSVKVEKIHPKIDGAQLKAAVGPTCSTTVSSSIKTGLNCPSIPKPPLPSPGQILNGKGLLSVPPFLEKKPEENTNNRKFLHKRLSEREFDPDIYCGVIDVETRKPCTRSLTCKTHSLTQRRAVQGRRKRFDVLLAEHKSKTREKELLRHSDHHQQMPPLREPHPSPTKISQELHQNSHGVTLTESKPLLPNKPKPHPPSLPRPPGCPAQHSGNAPSESPSVHESPHPPLPAAEPASRLSSDEGECDEKEEPVEKLDCHYSGHHPQPAAFCTFGSQQIGRGYYVFDKRWNHIRCALDFMLEKHLNSQMWKKIPPAASNTASIRAPHRTNSMPASQHGVNAAGFLLPTTVMSSPALVSPSCVSLNNKSVPSHGTTLNASPAALGAVDPVCSMQSRQVSSSPSMPTVLSSVPSPMPSKPQKMKSSKSFKPKESPAGSGTCNSTGSVSSSSGSGKKRKNSSALLAPSHSTESFRKNCVVNSGTSYHPSVTASSHSVGLNCMTSKANSVSLKHDQSGRGPPTGSPAESIKRMSVMMNSSDSTLSLGPFVHQSSELTVNSHSSFSHSHTSLDKLIGKKRKCSPGSSSINSSSSKSNKVAKLTSVNNVHAKHTGAIPGTQGLMNSSLFHQPKARP
- the ATXN7 gene encoding ataxin-7 isoform X1, whose translation is MSARAAGDVRREQRGAAARQRQRRPRHGEGGGGGGGSGAGPAATAAAMAAVGERRSLPSPEAMLGQPWSHWVDAAKLHGNDGTALEESFKEYGRNREAMRLCREDMPIFGLCPAHDDFYLVMCNHCNQVVKPQAFQSHYERRHSSSSKPPLTPPASSVFPLISSFPSKNKGSSGSGSNRSSSGGTSASSSNSKLLKSPKDKLQISGNNRLMHSVQHSKVPHDKIMTPSVKVEKIHPKIDGAQLKAAVGPTCSTTVSSSIKTGLNCPSIPKPPLPSPGQILNGKGLLSVPPFLEKKPEENTNNRKFLHKRLSEREFDPDIYCGVIDVETRKPCTRSLTCKTHSLTQRRAVQGRRKRFDVLLAEHKSKTREKELLRHSDHHQQMPPLREPHPSPTKISQELHQNSHGVTLTESKPLLPNKPKPHPPSLPRPPGCPAQHSGNAPSESPSVHESPHPPLPAAEPASRLSSDEGECDEKEEPVEKLDCHYSGHHPQPAAFCTFGSQQIGRGYYVFDKRWNHIRCALDFMLEKHLNSQMWKKIPPAASNTASIRAPHRTNSMPASQHGVNAAGFLLPTTVMSSPALVSPSCVSLNNKSVPSHGTTLNASPAALGAVDPVCSMQSRQVSSSPSMPTVLSSVPSPMPSKPQKMKSSKSFKPKESPAGSGTCNSTGSVSSSSGSGKKRKNSSALLAPSHSTESFRKNCVVNSGTSYHPSVTASSHSVGLNCMTSKANSVSLKHDQSGRGPPTGSPAESIKRMSVMMNSSDSTLSLGPFVHQSSELTVNSHSSFSHSHTSLDKLIGKKRKCSPGSSSINSSSSKSNKVAKLTSVNNVHAKHTGAIPGTQGLMNSSLFHQPKARP